The Engystomops pustulosus chromosome 4, aEngPut4.maternal, whole genome shotgun sequence genome contains a region encoding:
- the LOC140127794 gene encoding gastrokine-1-like isoform X1: MKALILLAAFGVVFATDNININNSGNDGDNVHQTVNIDNHDNIANINQFNGWHSWNSIWDYNRGLFAVRLMSQRVCVVSRINRNAVPSLEQLSKVSHEKVNPNAPPPRTLTYSISPNKVKNVAQFGASIEALCKGVPTRFAQETQDPSFYGTGCSTSSIINILGITICGVPENCLQ, translated from the exons ATGAAGGCTCTC ATCCTTCTCGCGGCCTTTGGCGTGGTCTTTGCAACTGAT AATATCAACATCAACAACAGTGGCAATGATGGAGACAATGTCCACCAGACCGTGAACATTGATAATCATGATAACATTGCCAATATAAACCAGTTCAATGGTTGGCACTCATGGAATTCCATCTGGGACTACAATAGA GGCCTCTTTGCTGTCCGTCTCATGTCCCAGAGAGTTTGTGTGGTCAGTAGGATCAACAGGAATGCGGTTCCTAGCTTGGAACAGCTAAGCAAAGTCAGCCATGAGAAAGTG AACCCCAACGCTCCTCCTCCAAGAACTTTGACCTACTCAATCTCTCCAAACAAAGTCAAGAATGTGGCACAGTTTGGTGCTTCCATTGAAGCTCTTTGCAAAGGCGTCCCAACCAGGTTTGCTCAGGAAACCCAAG ATCCAAGTTTCTATGGAACAGGCTGCTCCACCAGTAGCATCATAAACATTCTGGGCATCACCATCTGTGGCGTGCCGGAAAACTGCTTACAGTGA
- the LOC140127794 gene encoding gastrokine-1-like isoform X2, which produces MKALILLAAFGVVFATDNININNSGNDGDNVHQTVNIDNHDNIANINQFNGWHSWNSIWDYNRGLFAVRLMSQRVCVVSRINRNAVPSLEQLSKVSHEKVNPNAPPPRTLTYSISPNKVKNVAQFGASIEALCKGVPTRFAQETQGAGLFVNLQGCTNLGILRFLGISLCGTIGC; this is translated from the exons ATGAAGGCTCTC ATCCTTCTCGCGGCCTTTGGCGTGGTCTTTGCAACTGAT AATATCAACATCAACAACAGTGGCAATGATGGAGACAATGTCCACCAGACCGTGAACATTGATAATCATGATAACATTGCCAATATAAACCAGTTCAATGGTTGGCACTCATGGAATTCCATCTGGGACTACAATAGA GGCCTCTTTGCTGTCCGTCTCATGTCCCAGAGAGTTTGTGTGGTCAGTAGGATCAACAGGAATGCGGTTCCTAGCTTGGAACAGCTAAGCAAAGTCAGCCATGAGAAAGTG AACCCCAACGCTCCTCCTCCAAGAACTTTGACCTACTCAATCTCTCCAAACAAAGTCAAGAATGTGGCACAGTTTGGTGCTTCCATTGAAGCTCTTTGCAAAGGCGTCCCAACCAGGTTTGCTCAGGAAACCCAAG GTGCTGGTCTGTTTGTGAACCTGCAAGGCTGTACTAACCTCGGCATTCTGAGATTTTTGGGCATCTCTCTGTGTGGGACTATTGGATGCTAG
- the LOC140127790 gene encoding gastrokine-1-like — MKTLVIFAALFGSLLATDNININNQGNVGDNVHQTVNINNQDHVANINNLNGWNSWDSICDYARGVFATRLYGKKICVLTNIDTTVFPSLEVLKQKPVKTTTRVFKVNPNKVPIANIGIYGVHVEALCRGIPSYHAEVNEYFDACNSNSIITIGGISFCF; from the exons ATGAAGACCTTG GTGATTTTCGCTGCTCTCTTTGGATCGCTGCTTGCTACTGAT AATATAAATATTAACAATCAGGGGAACGTTGGTGACAATGTGCATCAGACGGTGAATATCAACAACCAGGATCACGTGGCCAACATCAACAATCTGAATGGCTGGAACTCCTGGGACTCTATCTGTGACTATGCAAGA GGAGTATTTGCAACAAGACTCTATGGAAAGAAGATATGCGTGCTGACTAACATTGATACGACTGTATTCCCCAGCCTGGAAGTCCTCAAACAGAAACCA GTCAAGACCACAACCCGTGTCTTCAAGGTCAATCCCAACAAAGTTCCCATTGCTAATATTGGCATCTATGGTGTCCATGTTGAAGCCCTCTGTCGGGGAATCCCATCCTACCATGCTGAAG TGAATGAGTATTTCGATGCTTGTAACTCCAACAGCATCATCACCATTGGAGGCATCAGCTTCTGTTTCTAA